The following coding sequences are from one Lolium rigidum isolate FL_2022 chromosome 6, APGP_CSIRO_Lrig_0.1, whole genome shotgun sequence window:
- the LOC124662133 gene encoding eukaryotic translation initiation factor 4E-1-like — protein sequence MSASADSNASAQAPATNPTVAPTAAASVLIPAAAGVAEVADTFPATTDAEMEEAEIADNDDSAGAAHGQVSGQTLEHGWAFWLVSPQVEAGGKVASERTVHTFSTVDEFWSLYNNILHPSKLGVGADLYCLKNKIEPKLEDPICANGGKWAISCGKGKSDKFWVHTLLPLIGGRFEYGDEICGAVLSVRGTQDMIAVWTKYSANEPAQSADKGWVSGVVVNRGWEVTCMT from the exons ATGTCGGCCTCCGCCGATAGCAATGCCAGTGCCCAAGCGCCGGCAACAAACCCCACTGTAGCACCA ACGGCGGCTGCGAGTGTTctcatccccgccgccgccggcgttgccGAGGTCGCCGACACGTTCCCCGCGACCACCGACGCGGAGATGGAGGAGGCAGAGATCGCCGACAACGATGACTCCGCCGGCGCCGCGCACGGGCAGGTTAGCGGCCAAACGCTCGAGCACGGCTGGGCCTTCTGGCTCGTCAGCCCGCAGGTGGAGGCCGGCGGGAAGGTCGCCTCGGAGAGGACCGTCCACACCTTCTCCACCGTCGACGAATTCTGGAG CCTTTACAACAATATACTTCACCCTAGCAAATTGGGCGTGGGAGCTGACCTCTACTGCCTCAAGAATAAGATTGAGCCGAAATTGGAAGACCCCATTTGTGCTAATGGGGGTAAATGGGCCATCAGTTGTGGCAAAGGGAAATCTGACAAATTCTGGGTGCATACA TTGCTGCCATTGATTGGTGGACGATTCGAATATGGCGATGAAATTTGTGGAGCAGTCCTCAGCGTGCGTGGGACACAGGACATGATAGCTGTATGGACTAAATATTCTGCTAATGAACCTGCTCAG TCAGCCGACAAGGGATGGGTCAGTGGCGTCGTTGTAAACAGGGGCTGGGAGGTGACTTGCATGACCTGA